The Daucus carota subsp. sativus chromosome 2, DH1 v3.0, whole genome shotgun sequence genome includes a window with the following:
- the LOC108210062 gene encoding serine/threonine-protein kinase D6PKL2: MEPPWISDDLADDLESLSFNSTATTTTTDINRSISSSSSSTFTTKHHSSDPCWDAIRRRTSSSSAADPPAPLLLSDLKFIHKLGAGDIGCVYLAEMKCRQNNAVFAAKVMDKKELASRNKEGRAKTEREILEMLEHPFLPTLYGFLDSPKWTCLLTEFCPGGDLHVLRQRQPAKRFHESAVRFYASEVVVAIEYVHMMGIVYRDLKPENVLVRSDGHIMLTDFDLSLKCDSSTSTPAQIISNQDPLGKPFRSEYHIDPPPFASSSCILPNCIVPAVSCFNPKLKRKKKPIHHSGPEFVAEPVDVRSMSFVGTHEYLAPEIVSGEGHGSAVDWWTLGIFIFELFYGVTPFRGMDNELTLANIVARALEFPKEPTVPATAKDLISQLLVKDPARRLGSTKGASAIRQHPFFQAVNWALLRCTSPPFIPPPFTRDVFSDESCPETPVDYF, translated from the exons ATGGAGCCACCATGGATCAGCGACGACCTCGCCGACGATCTCGAAAGCCTGAGCTTCAACTCCACCGCCACCACCACTACCACCGACATCAACCGCAGCATAAGCTCCTCATCCTCCTCCACTTTCACCACCAAACACCACTCCTCCGACCCATGCTGGGACGCCATTCGCCGCCGAACCTCCTCCTCCTCCGCCGCCGACCCTCCCGCCCCCCTCCTCCTCTCCGACCTCAAGTTCATCCACAAGCTCGGCGCCGGCGACATCGGCTGCGTCTACTTGGCGGAGATGAAGTGCCGACAAAACAACGCGGTTTTCGCGGCCAAGGTGATGGACAAGAAGGAGCTGGCTAGTCGGAACAAAGAGGGGAGAGCTAAGACGGAGCGCGAGATTCTCGAGATGCTGGAACACCCTTTTTTGCCCACGTTGTATGGGTTCTTGGATTCTCCTAAATGGACTTGTTTGCTCACCGAGTTTTGTCCCGGCGGGGATCTTCATGTTCTGCGCCAACGCCAGCCTGCCAAGCGGTTTCACGAATCCGCTGTCAG GTTCTACGCCTCTGAGGTGGTGGTAGCTATAGAATATGTTCACATGATGGGAATTGTTTACCGAGATCTAAAGCCTGAAAATGTTTTAGTCCGATCTGATGGCCACATTATGCTCACTGATTTTGATCTATCGTTAAAATGTGACAGCTCGACGTCGACTCCTGCTCAAATTATTTCCAACCAAGACCCTCTTGGCAAACCTTTCAGAAGTGAGTATCACATTGATCCTCCTCCATTTGCTTCATCCTCGTGCATTCTTCCCAACTGTATTGTCCCAGCGGTCTCATGTTTCAATCCAAAACtcaagagaaagaagaagccTATTCATCACAGTGGACCTGAATTTGTGGCTGAGCCGGTAGATGTTAGGTCAATGTCATTTGTTGGGACACACGAGTATTTGGCACCAGAAATTGTGTCTGGTGAGGGCCATGGCAGTGCAGTTGATTGGTGGACATTAgggatttttatatttgaactgTTTTATGGTGTGACGCCCTTTAGGGGTATGGACAATGAACTTACCTTAGCAAACATTGTGGCTCGAGCCCTCGAGTTTCCTAAAGAGCCAACAGTTCCAGCAACGGCTAAAGACCTAATCTCACAGTTGTTGGTCAAGGATCCGGCAAGGCGACTGGGGTCCACTAAGGGTGCATCAGCTATTAGACAACATCCATTTTTCCAAGCAGTCAATTGGGCTCTTCTAAGATGTACGTCACCACCTTTCATTCCTCCTCCTTTTACCCGAGATGTTTTCTCCGACGAAAGCTGCCCTGAAACTCCTGTGGACTACTTCTAA
- the LOC108210029 gene encoding serine/threonine-protein kinase D6PKL1, with product MGWKIHEINLNLSSGVHIGTMGISGGNSEIEPVVELDYDASREKHYLQKPGQKYSIEDDINRLFEAIGFQASGRGMGPSQTLRENLHKKYMKRPVRVSSSQALGIGISEPASLKQALRGLCISQASEMAATKRLSKLGGSSQISEVGTNKKMYRSVVVEAGKFGNPINEVTGNLLEISLFPETSTSDISETLPKSQQALDAEVSEKNATSTRLADVSFQKDSVTRMSKQSETVSLTAGIGSRISYLRLGRRAKKSSHSALVPHSGKQLPVLDEIIPDSDESLIQSTCKGNDQKNQCHIADSLPGSETSKKVSKSKKIDPNLIKFALRNKKFVKRKLKQEPDSAETSGTHSRGVSDNDSVPCLGKLISHTPDTVEKTPCKEKERESPASSSTNISSKLSLSSVDSSAHKLGFSSVCSERQKTIVLRADEKSHSGDKGDFSQSSKSSIGEYSSSTTFSEESNLSGSHACYRPHMSKDTKWDAIQRVLNQHGSLGLRHFKLLRKLGGGDIGNVYLGKLTGAECLFAVKVMDNEFLAARKKIPRVQTEREILQMLDHPFLPTLYAQFMTNKFSCLVMDYCPGGDLHVLRQKQLSKSFSEPAVRFYIAEVLLALEYLHMLGVVYRDLKPENVLVREDGHIMLTDFDLSLRCAATPTLLKSSPPIKSPKRVSSPCTDSRCIDPFCLQPAWQVPCFTPRLESRTRKLKSDLAAQSSPMPQLIVEPTSARSNSFVGTHEYLAPEIIKGEGHGSPVDWWTLGIFFYELLYGKTPFKGTGSDDTLCNVVSSECVKFPESPMISSQAIDLMRRLLIKDPKSRLGSVKGAAEIKQHAFFHGLNWALIRCAVPPELPKFCDIRSATLDICLHNKDDVDTGEHFEFEMFRQNF from the exons ATGGGTTGGAAAATCCATGAGATAAACCTTAATTTAAGTTCTGGAGTTCACATCGGCACAATGGGTATATCAGGTGGTAACAGTGAAATTGAACCTGTTGTAGAATTAGATTATGATGCATCTCGGGAAAAGCATTACCTGCAAAAGCCAGGACAAAAATATTCGATAGAAGATGATATTAACCGATTATTTGAAGCAATCGGATTCCAGGCATCTGGTAGAGGTATGGGCCCATCACAAACTTTGAGGGAGaatttacataaaaaatatatgaaacgaCCAGTCAGAGTTAGTTCATCTCAAGCATTGGGAATTGGAATTTCAGAGCCTGCTAGTCTGAAGCAGGCACTTCGAGGATTATGCATCTCTCAGGCCTCTGAAATGGCTGCTACTAAAAGATTGTCAAAATTGGGAGGCTCGTCACAAATTTCGGAGGTGGGGACTAATAAGAAAATGTACCGCTCTGTGGTAGTTGAGGCTGGTAAATTTGGCAATCCCATAAATGAGGTTACTGGGAATTTGTTGGAAATCTCCCTTTTTCCAGAAACAAGCACTTCAGATATATCAGAGACGTTACCTAAATCTCAACAGGCACTGGACGCGGAAGTATCAGAGAAAAATGCTACTTCTACTCGTTTGGCAGACGTGTCATTTCAAAAAGATAGTGTCACCAGGATGTCAAAACAATCAGAGACTGTTTCCCTCACTGCTGGTATTGGTAGTAGGATCTCATATCTGAGGTTAGGGCGGAGGGCAAAGAAATCGTCACATTCAGCATTGGTCCCTCATAGTGGTAAGCAGCTCCCAGTACTAGATGAGATCATTCCTGACTCTGATGAAAGTTTGATTCAGTCAACATGCAAAGGAAATGATCAGAAAAATCAGTGCCATATTGCGGATTCGTTACCTGGTTCCGAAACTAGCAAAAAGGTTTCAAAATCTAAGAAAATTGATCCCAATCTAATCAAATTCGCTTTGAGGAACAAGAAATTTGTCAAAAGGAAACTGAAGCAGGAACCAGATTCTGCAGAGACCAGTGGCACTCATAGTCGTGGAGTTTCTGATAATGATTCGGTCCCTTGTCTCGGCAAACTGATCAGTCACACACCTGACACTGTAGAAAAGACTCCATGCAAAGAGAAAGAGCGAGAATCTCCAGCTTCAAGTAGTACAAACATTAGCAGTAAATTGAGTCTAAGTTCTGTAGACTCCAGTGCTCACAAATTAGGTTTTAGTTCAGTATGTAGTGAGAGACAGAAAACTATTGTACTAAGAGCTGATGAAAAATCACATTCGGGAGATAAAGGGGATTTTTCTCAGAGTTCAAAGAGCAGCATCGGGGAGTATAGCAGTTCTACAACCTTTAGTGAGGAGAGCAATTTAAGTGGGTCTCATGCCTGCTATCGGCCTCACATGTCAAAAGATACAAAATGGGATGCCATTCAGCGTGTCCTAAATCAGCACGGAAGTTTAGGTTTGAGGCATTTTAAGTTGCTTAGGAAACTTGGTGGTGGGGACATTGGTAATGTGTATCTTGGGAAGCTTACTGGTGCAGAGTGCCTGTTCGCTGTGAAAGTGATGGACAATGAGTTTTTGGCTGCCAGGAAGAAAATACCCAGGGTTCAAACAGAAAGAGAGATACTGCAAATGCTAGACCACCCATTTCTCCCTACGCTTTATGCACAATTCATGACAAATAAATTCTCCTGCTTGGTTATGGATTATTGTCCAGGTGGAGATCTTCATGTTCTTCGGCAGAAGCAACTGAGCAAGAGTTTCTCTGAACCAGCAGTAAG ATTTTATATTGCTGAGGTCCTTCTCGCACTCGAGTACCTTCACATGCTTGGAGTTGTATACCGTGACTTAAAACCAGAAAATGTTTTGGTCCGAGAAGACGGTCACATCATGCTTACTGATTTTGACTTGTCACTCAGATGTGCTGCTACTCCGACACTACTGAAATCTTCTCCACCGATTAAATCCCCAAAAAGAGTTTCGAGTCCATGCACAGATTCTAGATGCATAGATCCGTTTTGTCTCCAACCAGCATGGCAAGTTCCGTGCTTCACACCCAGGCTTGAATCAAGAACCAGGAAACTAAAATCTGATCTAGCTGCTCAGAGCAGCCCAATGCCACAGCTGATAGTGGAGCCAACAAGTGCCCGATCAAATTCTTTTGTGGGCACTCATGAATATCTAGCCCCAGAGATCATAAAGGGGGAAGGTCACGGTAGTCCAGTTGACTGGTGGACACTTGGCATTTTCTTTTATGAGCTTTTATATGGCAAGACACCTTTCAAAGGTACTGGAAGCGATGATACATTATGCAATGTAGTATCTTCAGAGTGTGTCAAGTTTCCCGAAAGCCCGATGATAAGTTCACAAGCTATAGATTTGATGAGACGATTATTGATAAAGGACCCGAAAAGCAGGTTAGGTTCCGTGAAAGGGGCAGCAGAAATCAAGCAGCACGCCTTCTTCCACGGCTTGAACTGGGCTCTGATTCGGTGTGCAGTACCACCTGAACTTCCAAAATTTTGCGACATAAGGAGTGCCACTTTGGATATATGTTTGCATAATAAAGATGATGTTGACACTGGAGAACATTTTGAGTTTGAGATGTTCAGGCAAAACTTCTGA